The sequence below is a genomic window from Photobacterium atrarenae.
TCAGTCCGGATCACCCGAATATCTTCTTGCGCCTGCAACCACGGCTGACTGCCGTCATCAGAGCCGTCATCGACCACCAGGATCTCTAGCGCCTGATGCTGTCGGCGCACAGTCTCAATCGCCGCAGGCAAAGTATCCAGGCAGTTATAGGTCGGGATGACCACGGTCAGCATGCATGTTTTCATCGGCTCTCTCCTTGTCAACAGCAATACCAGGGCACTAGCAAGGAGTACGCCAGACCCCAACCACAAACCGGAACACAACTTGCATGCGCAGCATGGCCACCTTGCTCGGACCAGCAGCTTGTGAGCCAGGATCCAGTTCTCGGTATGAAGGAGTTTAACCATGACAAATCACGGGATGGCCAACCAACGCATGAAAAAGATTGGATATGTGATTCCGACATTTCCGGTCCTTTCAGAAACCTTCATCGGCGTCGAAATGCGGGCGATGATGCGCAAAGGCCACGACGTCCAGCCGTTTGCCTTTGCCGGGACCGAGCACTATCAGCCTGCCGATCATGCACTGGTCGCCCGCTGCCAGTATATCCCGACCACCCTGTCCGCCGGTGCTCTCCGCCACCTCGTCAACATGGCATCCACCCACAAATTTCTCACCGAACAGCAGGGCTTTTCCTATTTTTCCTTGCTCAAACAAGGCGCCATCCTGGCCGAGCTGGCCCGCCGCGCCGGCTGTGATCATCTCCATGCCCACTTCGCCTGGCACAGTGCCGCCACAGCGATTGTTGCCGCAAAACTGCTTGGGATCTCGGTCTCGCTGGTCGGCCACGGTGCCGACATCTATGCGGCACCGGAAGATCTTAACAGCAAGCTCAACCATATTGACTTCGGCTGTGCCGTCACCCAGGACATGATGCGCCACCTGCAGACCCGCACCAGCACCCGGATCCATTATGTCGCCTGCGGCCTGGAGCCGTCGCACTACCCACCACTGAACCCGGACTGGGTACCGGGCAAAGACTTCCTGTTTATTGGACGCCTGGTCGAGAAAAAGGGGATCGACACCCTAGTGGAGGCCTTTGCACGGCTCCCGACCACGACAGCCCTCGACATCGTCGGGGACGGCCCGCTGATGCCCGGGTTACAGCGCACGCTTCAGGAACGGGGACTGACCCGTCAAATCCGGTTGCTCGGCGCACAAAATGCCGATTGGTTACGAGAGCACGCCGGGGATTACAAGGCCCTGGTCGCGCCGTTTTGTATCGCGGCCAACGGCGATCGGGATACCGGTCCCCTGGTTATCAAAGAAGCCATGGGGCTGGGCCTGCCGGTGATCACTTCCGATCTGGCCGGGTGCAATGAGATCCTCGATCCGCAATCGGGATTGCAAGTCCCGATGCAAAACGCCAGTGCCCTGGCCCAGATGATGGCCCAGGTGCTCGGCCAACCGTTTACCGCCCTGTCACCGCTGCGAACGCAGGCCTACCAGCGGGTATTTGACCTTTACAATGCCGATTTACATGCCGGCCGACTGTCCTGCCTGGTCGAGGGAGCCTGAGCATGGCGACGATCCGCACCCTATCGCACCGTCTGCCCAGTGTGGCGGCCTATGCCGTCGGGCTGGTGGTCAGTAAACTGGTCGGGCTGGTGATGCAGCCGTTACTCACGCGATGGCTGTCACCGGCATCGTTTGGCGAATATGCAACACTCATCACCCTGGCTAACCTGATCTCCCTCATCATGCTGGTCGGGATGGTCGACAGCCTGTACCGCTTTGCCAGCGATCCAAAATACCCAACAGCGCGGGTTTACCGCAGCGCCTGGAGCCTGACCCTGCTCACCAGTGTGCTTACGGCACTGCCTTTTCTGATTTGGCCACAGTGGATCGCCGCTTGGTTACCCGGTGACTTGTCGGCGTTTTCCGTCCGCTGCCTGGTCGTAAGTCTGGCATTGGGCACCCACAGCGCCCTGCAACTGGCCAAACTCCGCATCGATGATCAGGCGCTGCGTTTTCTCCGGGTTCAGGTGATCTTCGCCCTCGCTCAAGGCGGGTTCATGCTGCTGCTCACCCCAGTCATGGGGGTCGATGGTCTCATGCTGGCAGGCGTTCTGGCCCAGGCGGTGCAATGGGGACTGCTGCACCGCCCGTGTCCGCGGCTCACCTTGGCGGATGCACGGTTGTTACTGCGCTATGGCATCGGCATTGCCGTCTCCGGCGGCGTCGGGTTCATCGCCTTCGGTGCCGAACGCTTTGTACTCGCCAGCGCCATCGGCACCGCCGAACTGGCGGTCTACGCCATCGCGATGCAATGGGCCGTGGCGGCGACATTACTGCTGGACCCGTTTAACCTCTGGTGGTTTCCGCAGCGATTCAGGCACCTGCAATCCCCCGGCGGAAAAGCCTATGTTGCCCGCATGAGTATATTTGGCAGCCAGTGCGCGGCCTTGATTGGCGCGATCCTGATTGCGCTGGGTTGCCCTTTTCTCCTGCTCTGGCTGCCTGAAAGTTACCACCAGGCCAGTGACATCCTGCCGCTGCTGGCCTGGATGATGGTGATCAAATACCTCAGCACCCAGCTCAACACCGGCTGCTACTACCAGCAAAACAGTGATCTCACCATGGTGATTTCCGCAGCCTGTGCCGCTCTCGCCCTGCTGTTGATGTGGCTGGTGATCCCCCGCTTCGGGCTCTACGGCGCGGTTTGGGCCGGGCTGCTGGTCCAGTCCTGTCGCTTCACCCTGTTTCTGGGCTTCAGCCAACGGTTACTGCCCCTCAACTATCCGGTGTATCCGCTCAGCAAGCAACTCGGGGGACTGGCTGGGGTCACCCTGCTGCAATGGTTCCAGGCCCGGGCAGCCTGGCCGGTATCCTATACCTCAGCCCTGATGAGCCTGCTGCTACTCTGGATGGCATTCAGCCTGTGGCAAAACTGGCAACGCAGCCACCAACCGGATGTGGCCTATGACTGAGCAACAACGCCACATCCTGGCTGCCCTGCTGGCCACTGCGCTGATCAGCGTGGGATTTTATCTCCAGGGGATCCTGGTGCTGGCACTGTGCATGTTGTTTGTCCTGCCGCTGTTGATCCGCAACGCCTATTTTATTTGTGTCTGGTTTATTTTCTTCTCCTATTTTCGCCTTCACGAAGCCATCCCGGTACTGATGGCCTTTAAAATCCCTCAGTTGCTGGCACTCGCCAGCCTGGCCGGGCTGGCCTGGCAACTGTGGATGATGCGCGGCCAGCTGGCCTGGCACCGGGTTCATACCCTGCTGTGCGTCTTTTCGTTCTGGGTCTTTGTCTCCTGCCTGATGGCCACCAACAAAGGGCTGGCCTTCGGCAGCTTCAACTCGACTTACATCAAAATTTTGCTGATGGTCTTTGCCATCAGCTGGCTGCCGACCCACCTCAATCAACTCCGGCTGTTTCCGGCCGGGCTGCTGATTTGCGGCGTGCTGATCGCAGCGATCGCCCTGCATAACAAAGCCAACGGGATCGGGTTGGTGGAAGGCACCCGGGTCACCATTGGCCGGAGTTTCGGATCGATGCTGGGCGATCCCAACGATTTGGCGCTGGTACTGCAGTTTCCGGTCTCTTTTGCCCTGGCCTATTGCTTTTCCGGAAGCAAATTTCGTCGCATGCTGACTATCGCTTGCCTGATCACCCTGGTGCTGGGGGTATTAGCGACCCAAAGTCGCGGCGGGTTACTGGGGATCGCAGCGGGCGTATTTACCATGACCTTGCTGCGCAGCAAGAACCTGGTAATTCCCGGGATCATGGGGGTTTGCAGCCTGGCGGTGCTGGTGCTGGCTGCCGGGATCAGTGATCGAAGCTCCGGCGGCGCTGCCGAAAGTGGCGTCGATGAATCAGCCATGGGCCGTATCTATGCCTGGGTGGCGGCTTTTCGCATGGCGGTGTCGAACCCCTTCACCGGCGTCGGTTTGAATAACTTTTACGTCAATTACTATTTCTATTCCCCGCACTGGGACGGTAAAAACCATGCAGTGCACAGTACCTGGTTCCAGATCCTCGGAGAAACCGGCTTCTTTGGCCTGGCATTGTTTCTGCTTCTGATTGTGGGTGCCTTTATGAGCAGCTATCAGTTACTCCGGCGGCTCCGGGGCCATGATCTCCAACCTTTTGCGGAAGGACTCTGGCTCGGACTGATTTCATTCTGCGTCGGCGGCACCTTCCTGACTCAGGGCTTTACCTGGCCAATTTACATCCTGATCGGGTTACTGATCGCGCTCAATCGACTGACACAAGGAGAATCCCATGTTAACGGCACTATTGAAAAAGAACCTCTCCCCTGATCACGTCAGCCAGCTCAGACAATGGTATCAGGGGGTTCACAGCTTCACCCTCCCGGCGATCCCCGGGGTACACGCACTGTTGTACGGGCTGCACCGGACCCTGAGCGCGACCGGGCAGGCCCTGCTGCAAAAGCTCTACTACACCCCGTTATTCCTCTCCCGGGTAGCCAACCGGCCCCGGCGTCTCCAGCTCTACTCCGGGATGCCGCTGCTCTGTGGCCAGTTGCGGATCGAGCTGGGGGAAGGCTGCCGGATCTCCGGCGCAACCACCTTTTCGGGACGAAACAGCAGCGAACGGCCCACACTGGTGATCGGCGATAACGTTGACATCAACTGGCAAAGCACCATTGCCGTCGGTGAGCAGGTGATCCTGGAAGATAACGTCCGCCTGGCCGGACGGGTGTTTCTCGCCGGATACCCGGGCCACCCGGTTGACCCGTTGCGCCGCGCCCGGGGCGAGCCGGATGATGCCCACCAAGTCGGTTCGATTCATCTCAAGGAAAATGTCTGGGTCGGCACCGGCAGCACCATCCTCCAGGGCGTTACCATCGGCGAGAACAGCATTGTCGCCACCGGCAGCGTGGTCACCAAATCGATGCCGGCCAATGTACTGATTGGCGGCAACCCGGCCAGGGTCATCAAGCCCCTGGAGGTCCAGCCATGAAAGAACTGATCGTATTCGGCGAAGACTACAATCGCCACCCCTCCAGCTCTCAGCATATCGTCAACACGCTCCGGCACCAGTTTGCGATTCAGTGGATCAACTCCATCGGTCTGCGCAAACCTTCACCGAGTCCCCGCGATTTGGCCCGGGTCCGGGAAAAACTGCGCAAAGCCTTCACGTCGCCCCCGCGCCGGGAGAGCCCGACGCCTTTTCCGGTGATCCATCCACTCGTCTGGCCCCTGGCGGAGCAACCCTTCATGCGATGGTTTAATCAACTGTCGCTGCGACGCCAGCTCAGCAGCAAACGCAATCCGCGGGTGGTCTGGGCAGCGCTGCCCAGTGCGGTCGACTACCTGGACACAGTCCAGGCAGATTTGGTGATTTACTATTGCGGCGATGACTTCTCCGGCCTGGCCGGTGTCGACCACCAGCGGATCAGCACGATGGAGCAACGCATGGCACAGCGCGCCGATTTAATCCTGTGCGCCAGCCCGGCCCTGGTCGGGAAAATGAGCCAGATATCACCACAAAAAACCTATCTGCTGCGCCACGGGGTCGACTTTCACCGCTTTGCCGCGCCGCAGCCGGATCCCTACCCGCCCGCCGCGTCGCCTTGCCAGGGGCGATATAAAATCGGGTTCTACGGCAGTCTCAATCAGTGGCTGGATCAGACCTTGTTATGCGAACTGGCCGCCGCCAGGCCCGAGGTCGACTTTCACCTGATCGGCCGCCGCGACTGCGATACGCCTCTGCTCGATGCCTGCCGGAATATCAAATGTCATCCGCCGGTGCCACATTCGCAGCTGGCACAATATGTTCAGCACTGGGATGCCGCGATTTTACCGTTCGTGGATAACGCTCAGATCCGGGCCTGCGATCCGCTCAAACTACGGGAGTACCTGGCGGCAGGCTGCCCGGTGATCAGTAGTGACTTCCCTTCAGCCCGCCAATACCCATGCCTGGTCTCGGTCGCAACCAACCAGCAGGAATGGCTGGACGCCATCGACGCATTTTGCCATCTCAGTCAGCAACATCGTTTGCAATATCGGAAAACCGCCCGCCAGCAGATGATGAATGAGAGCTGGGAGATGCGGGGAGATACCGTAATTAACTTGATAAACAACAGCTTAGTGAAAAACAAGACAACATTGCCTGAGTTCATTACCATTTAGGCACTCTCCTTGCTCCTGATCCTGAACCAGACCATTACCGGTTCAGATCAGGAGCGCCCATGAAAACCTCGTTGATAATGATCACAGCACTCGTGCTGACCGGGTGTGTGACAACCGGCACCCCGACCGACCGTCAGCTGGCGCTGTATTACAGCCCGGAACAAACCACGCTCACGGCGCAGCAAAAAAGCAATGTTGCGGCACTATTCGACGCGGCGCCGCGCTGGGCCCTCGACGTCGCACCTTCCAGTGATGCCCGGCCATTTCAGGCACTGCATATCAGCCAGCAGCGAATCAAGGCGATTCGCCAACTCGCCGCCCGGTCCGGTGTCCGGTTGACCGAACAATATCAGCCTCAACAAACGGCTGATACGGTGATCATCAGGGAGCCTTAAGATGCGCCAACGTTTCTTTGCTCAGCTGTACCCAGTGCTGCAGGCGTTGTGGAAGTACCGCTATCTGATCGTGCTGCCGATGATGATTCTGCCGTTCGTGGCCACTTTCATTAACGGCCTGAAGCCGAAGCATTATTACTCTCACACCACGATTCTGGTGCAGGAAACAGCACTGATGAACCCGTTCCTGGAGGATTTATCGATCTCTTTCCACCTTGAGGAGCGGATGGAGGCCCTGCGGGTGATGATCCACAGCCGCTATATCCTCAATGAAGTGATTCATTCGCTGGCGCTGGCACCTGCCAATAATCCAAACGAGCTGAACCGGATGCGGAACAAGCTCTCCGGCGGACTACGATTGTCTCTGGCGGGCTCCGATTTGATCAAAATCGGCCTCAGCTGGGATAGACCAGAGCAGATGGTGCCGATCCTGGAAGCGGTATCGAAACAATTCCTCGAGCGGCTGCAAGCGCCGGGGAAAACCTCGGTCTCCAGCTCAGAGCAATTTCTCGAGCAGCAGCTCAAGCAAACCCAGGCCGAGTTGGAAGCTGCCGAGCAAACTCTGGCCAACTTTAAGCGTGACAATATCGATAACCTGCCGCAAATCCAGGGCAACCAGACCCAAAATGTGTCCCAGCTCGAATCACAGCTGCGAGAAACCGAGCTGGCGCTCAGGCAGGCTGAAATTGAGCGAAAGGTCCTCAAAAAGCGCCTGATCAACGCCAACCCGGTGATGTCCCTGTTAGAAGAGGAGCTGATCCAGGCCGAAGCCCGACTCACCATTCTACGGGCCCGTTATACCGATAATCACTCGGAAGTGAAAGCGGTGCTGCGCCGGGTCAACACCCTGCGCCAGGAGTCCAAGCGCTTGCTGGCCCGGCAAAACAGCCTCAGCGAAACCGAACTGAACCAGCTCTGGACTGTTGCCGCCAACCTCGGCGATCACCCGGACACGGCCAGTCGCCCGTTATTGATCAGCCAGCTGGAGCAGTACCAGCAAGCGGAAAGTCATATCGAATCCCTGCAGCAGAAGCTGCTGGTATTAAGGGATCAAATCCAGACCCTGACCCGCAAGCGCTCCGAATTTGCCGAGCTTGAGAAGTCACTCAAGTCTCTGGAGCGGAACTTCGATGTCAAAGAGAAAATCTACAACCGGTTGCTCGAGCGCTATGAAATGGCTCAGGTCACCGGCGAGCTGGGCCGCTTTGAAGAGCAGGACAAGCTGAAAATCATCGATATCCCGTATACCCCCACCCAGCCGACCAACTGGCCCTGGTGGATCAGCTTCATTCTCGGCATTGTCGGCGGGCTGGGACTGGGCCTGTCCATGACTACCCTGATGGTTCTGACCGATACCCGGATTTATGCCACCGAGCAGGTGCAGCGGATCACCCGAACAGCCGTTCTGGGACGGATCCCGGCCTTTCGACGCACAGATGAGGAACACACCCATGAAAACGCAAGCTTCTGCAGCAATCATCCAAATCGTCCAGCACCTTCGTCCCGGCGGCATCGAAGTCCTGTGCCTGAACATGTTACGCCACGCGACATGCCCGATGTACCTGGTCGCCCTTGAGGGCAGCCGGGAAGAAAGCCTGGCCCGGTGGCCGCTGCTGCGCGAATTTGCCGACCGGCTGCATTTTCTCAATAAAACGGACGGCTTTTGCGGGCAGTCGGTACGCCAGCTACGTCGCATTATTCGCCAGCACAGGGCACAGGCCATCCATACCCACCATATCGGCCCGCTGCTCTACGGCAAACTCGCCATCCTGGGGCTGGCGTGCCGCCACGTCCATACCGAACATGATGCGTGGCACTTAGAGGACCCCAAACAGTGCTGGCTGACCCGGCTGCTGATGTCGAAGCAGATCCGGCTGGTCGCGGACGCGCCAACGGTTGCCGACGACCTGGCCAAGAAGCTCCACACCGTGGCGCCGCTGGTGATCCTCAACGGTATCGACACCCAGCAGTTTATTCCGGGGGATCAGGCCGCCGCCCGGCAGCAACTCAACCTACCGCCCGACGCGTTTCTCATCGGCTGCGCCGGTCGCCTGGTCCCGGAAAAGGCACTGGAAACCCTGCTGGAGATCCTGCCGACGCTACCTTCATCAATGCATGTCGCGGTGGCCGGAGACGGTGAAATGCGCCAACGCTGGCAGCAACTGGCCCGGCAGCTCGGCGTAGCCGAGCGCATCACCTGGCTGGGTTATGTCAACAACATGCACCGCTTTTACCAGGCCATCGATCTGTTTTGCATGCCTTCGGTCAAAGAGGGCCTGCCCCTGGCGCTCCTCGAAGCCCAGGCCTGCGGCTGCAGTGTGGTGGCCAGCCGGGTCGGTGCCATTCCTGAGCTGACCAATCCGGCAACCGGCGCCCTGTTCACCCCTGAAGATCGCCGGTCGCTGGCCAGTATTCTGCGTAGAAAACTGACCGCGGATCATCACCACAACCGCACGCTCAACCAGCAGTATGTGGCGCGAATTGCCGACATTCGCACCACGGTCGCCCGCTACCAACAACTGGCTTGTCAATGTTAAGGAGATCATTATGGCTTGGGTTTGGGGAACATTTTTCTTACTGGCTGGGCTGATTGCCTATCACCACCTGCTGTATTTGCCTGTGATGATCCTGCTGAGCCGATGGCGCAGCCGCCAGGGCCACTCAGAAACCGCAGCAGCACCGCCTTCTGCCGATGGGGACTGGCCGCAGGTGGCTCTGGTGATGTGTGCCTATAACGAAAGCGACTACATCGAGGCCAAACTCGCCAATCTGATCAGCCTGGATTACCCGGCCGGCAAGTTACACCTGTATATCGCCTGCGATGGCTGTGCAGATGATACCGCCGACAAGATCCGCCACTGGCAGCCCAAACTCGATGTTGCCCGGATCCGACTCACCTTGATTGATGCGCCCGACAACCGCGGCAAGCTCTACCGCCTCAACCAGCTGATGACCCGGGTCCGGGACGCTGAAGGCGCAGCACCCTTTACCGCTCTGACCGATATCTCTGCCCTGATCTCCATTGATGCCCTGAAGCAGAGTGTAACGGCCTTTGCCGATCCGAAAGTCGGCGCACTCACCAGCCAGTACCTGCTGGCCTCCCCACAGCCGGGCGAAGCCCAGTACTGGGCCTGGCAAAACCAGATCCGTCGCTCCGAATCAGCCCTGGGCAATGTGATGGGCGGAAGCGGCGCCTTCTACATCATGCGCACCGCTCTGTTTCACCCTCTGCCCGCCGATACCATCAATGATGATTTCATGCTGCCGATGAGCATCATTGCGCAAGGCTACCAGGTACAACTCAACCAGAAGATTAACAGTGTCGAGATTGCCCCGACCAGCGACCCGCAAGATCAGCGACGCCGCGAGCGGATCGGTGCCGGGAACCTGCAACAGCTGATCCGCTGCCGCTTCCTGCTCCGCCCGTCCCTGCTCAGCAGCGCCTGGCTGTTCTTCTCCGGAAAGGGACTTCGCACCCTAATGCCCTTTATTCTCATCCTGTTTCTGCTGCTCTCGGTGGTCCTGACCGCCACCGGAAGCCCCTTCGCCGCCGTGATGCTGGCCGGACAACTACTCGGCTATGGTCTGGCGATGCTGCCCAACATCGGTCTTCGCAACGGAGTACTGGTGAAACTCAATTATCTGGTTCGCGGCTATCTCGCCTCCCTCCTCGGCATGCTGGCTTATCTGCGCGGCCAGTATCGCCAGGGCTGGCAGCCGTCCAGCGCGCTGCACCAGTACCAAAGCCTGGCAACCCGGGTGTTCAAGCGCACCTCGGATGTCCTACTGAGCATCATCGGCCTGCTCCTCACGCTACCGCTTTGGCCCCTGATTGCCCTGGCAATCAAGCTGGAAACCCCGGGGCCGGTGTTTTTCCGCCAGCTGCGGGTGGGCCAGATCCATCACCACCGGGTTGAGCTGTTTCATATGATTAAGTTTCGCTCCATGGGGCAGTATGCAGAACAAGAAACCGGCGCCGTCTGGGCGACCCGTCGCGATCCCCGGGTCACCCGGGTCGGGAAGTTCCTACGCAAAACCCGACTCGATGAGCTGCCCCAGTTTATCAACGTCATCAAAGGCGACATGGCGCTGATTGGGCCGCGGCCGGAACGCCCCGAATTCTGTGGCGGTTTGCAAAATGCATTGCCATTTTATGCCGAGCGAACCGCAGGACTGAAACCGGGGATCACCGGGCTGGCGCAGGTCAACAACGGCTATGATGAAAGCCTCGACGATGTGAAAAATAAACTACTTTGGGATCATGCCTATTCCACCGCACTTAGCTCGCCATTTCAATGGCTTAGGATGGATGTTCATATTATCGGCAAAACCCTTTGGATCATGGTTGCCGGACGCGGGCAATGAAGTTGGCATACAACTTGTTTATCTCCTAAACAACGTACCGAATCACCCTTGACGGACCCGTCAGTTGTTTTGGAAAACCTGTTGCTCTGGAGGAGTCATGATGGAAAACACCCAAGAAATTACCCTGACCCTGGCAAACGAATTTGACGCTTATGCGGCCAAACAACTGGAGGCCGAACTTGATGTCCTGAGCCAGACCGAGCAGCCTGAAGTAATCATCGACCTGACCCATGTCAGCTTTATCGATTCCTGTGGCATCGGCGCGATTGTCTTTCTGTACAAGCGGCTGAAAAGCCGTGGCCGCTCCCTGCGCTTGCTCAATGTCAATGGTCAGCCACGACAGCTCATCAATATGCTGCGCATTGATAAAGCCATTCCACTCATCACGCGGGCGGAGATTTAACATGGATACACGGTTTCTCATCTTCCCCTTGCTTCTGGCCGGTGGCTGCGCAAGTTGGGACAACACCCTGTACCCCCGGCTGAACCGAACCGACATGGCCCTGATCCATCAGGTCGAGCATCTGCGGCTGGATATCGAGGATCTGGCTAATCGCG
It includes:
- a CDS encoding O-antigen ligase family protein translates to MTEQQRHILAALLATALISVGFYLQGILVLALCMLFVLPLLIRNAYFICVWFIFFSYFRLHEAIPVLMAFKIPQLLALASLAGLAWQLWMMRGQLAWHRVHTLLCVFSFWVFVSCLMATNKGLAFGSFNSTYIKILLMVFAISWLPTHLNQLRLFPAGLLICGVLIAAIALHNKANGIGLVEGTRVTIGRSFGSMLGDPNDLALVLQFPVSFALAYCFSGSKFRRMLTIACLITLVLGVLATQSRGGLLGIAAGVFTMTLLRSKNLVIPGIMGVCSLAVLVLAAGISDRSSGGAAESGVDESAMGRIYAWVAAFRMAVSNPFTGVGLNNFYVNYYFYSPHWDGKNHAVHSTWFQILGETGFFGLALFLLLIVGAFMSSYQLLRRLRGHDLQPFAEGLWLGLISFCVGGTFLTQGFTWPIYILIGLLIALNRLTQGESHVNGTIEKEPLP
- a CDS encoding glycosyltransferase, which encodes MCLNMLRHATCPMYLVALEGSREESLARWPLLREFADRLHFLNKTDGFCGQSVRQLRRIIRQHRAQAIHTHHIGPLLYGKLAILGLACRHVHTEHDAWHLEDPKQCWLTRLLMSKQIRLVADAPTVADDLAKKLHTVAPLVILNGIDTQQFIPGDQAAARQQLNLPPDAFLIGCAGRLVPEKALETLLEILPTLPSSMHVAVAGDGEMRQRWQQLARQLGVAERITWLGYVNNMHRFYQAIDLFCMPSVKEGLPLALLEAQACGCSVVASRVGAIPELTNPATGALFTPEDRRSLASILRRKLTADHHHNRTLNQQYVARIADIRTTVARYQQLACQC
- a CDS encoding glycosyltransferase; this translates as MKELIVFGEDYNRHPSSSQHIVNTLRHQFAIQWINSIGLRKPSPSPRDLARVREKLRKAFTSPPRRESPTPFPVIHPLVWPLAEQPFMRWFNQLSLRRQLSSKRNPRVVWAALPSAVDYLDTVQADLVIYYCGDDFSGLAGVDHQRISTMEQRMAQRADLILCASPALVGKMSQISPQKTYLLRHGVDFHRFAAPQPDPYPPAASPCQGRYKIGFYGSLNQWLDQTLLCELAAARPEVDFHLIGRRDCDTPLLDACRNIKCHPPVPHSQLAQYVQHWDAAILPFVDNAQIRACDPLKLREYLAAGCPVISSDFPSARQYPCLVSVATNQQEWLDAIDAFCHLSQQHRLQYRKTARQQMMNESWEMRGDTVINLINNSLVKNKTTLPEFITI
- a CDS encoding acyltransferase is translated as MLTALLKKNLSPDHVSQLRQWYQGVHSFTLPAIPGVHALLYGLHRTLSATGQALLQKLYYTPLFLSRVANRPRRLQLYSGMPLLCGQLRIELGEGCRISGATTFSGRNSSERPTLVIGDNVDINWQSTIAVGEQVILEDNVRLAGRVFLAGYPGHPVDPLRRARGEPDDAHQVGSIHLKENVWVGTGSTILQGVTIGENSIVATGSVVTKSMPANVLIGGNPARVIKPLEVQP
- a CDS encoding glycosyltransferase, yielding MTNHGMANQRMKKIGYVIPTFPVLSETFIGVEMRAMMRKGHDVQPFAFAGTEHYQPADHALVARCQYIPTTLSAGALRHLVNMASTHKFLTEQQGFSYFSLLKQGAILAELARRAGCDHLHAHFAWHSAATAIVAAKLLGISVSLVGHGADIYAAPEDLNSKLNHIDFGCAVTQDMMRHLQTRTSTRIHYVACGLEPSHYPPLNPDWVPGKDFLFIGRLVEKKGIDTLVEAFARLPTTTALDIVGDGPLMPGLQRTLQERGLTRQIRLLGAQNADWLREHAGDYKALVAPFCIAANGDRDTGPLVIKEAMGLGLPVITSDLAGCNEILDPQSGLQVPMQNASALAQMMAQVLGQPFTALSPLRTQAYQRVFDLYNADLHAGRLSCLVEGA
- a CDS encoding GumC family protein is translated as MRQRFFAQLYPVLQALWKYRYLIVLPMMILPFVATFINGLKPKHYYSHTTILVQETALMNPFLEDLSISFHLEERMEALRVMIHSRYILNEVIHSLALAPANNPNELNRMRNKLSGGLRLSLAGSDLIKIGLSWDRPEQMVPILEAVSKQFLERLQAPGKTSVSSSEQFLEQQLKQTQAELEAAEQTLANFKRDNIDNLPQIQGNQTQNVSQLESQLRETELALRQAEIERKVLKKRLINANPVMSLLEEELIQAEARLTILRARYTDNHSEVKAVLRRVNTLRQESKRLLARQNSLSETELNQLWTVAANLGDHPDTASRPLLISQLEQYQQAESHIESLQQKLLVLRDQIQTLTRKRSEFAELEKSLKSLERNFDVKEKIYNRLLERYEMAQVTGELGRFEEQDKLKIIDIPYTPTQPTNWPWWISFILGIVGGLGLGLSMTTLMVLTDTRIYATEQVQRITRTAVLGRIPAFRRTDEEHTHENASFCSNHPNRPAPSSRRHRSPVPEHVTPRDMPDVPGRP
- a CDS encoding sugar transferase; translated protein: MAWVWGTFFLLAGLIAYHHLLYLPVMILLSRWRSRQGHSETAAAPPSADGDWPQVALVMCAYNESDYIEAKLANLISLDYPAGKLHLYIACDGCADDTADKIRHWQPKLDVARIRLTLIDAPDNRGKLYRLNQLMTRVRDAEGAAPFTALTDISALISIDALKQSVTAFADPKVGALTSQYLLASPQPGEAQYWAWQNQIRRSESALGNVMGGSGAFYIMRTALFHPLPADTINDDFMLPMSIIAQGYQVQLNQKINSVEIAPTSDPQDQRRRERIGAGNLQQLIRCRFLLRPSLLSSAWLFFSGKGLRTLMPFILILFLLLSVVLTATGSPFAAVMLAGQLLGYGLAMLPNIGLRNGVLVKLNYLVRGYLASLLGMLAYLRGQYRQGWQPSSALHQYQSLATRVFKRTSDVLLSIIGLLLTLPLWPLIALAIKLETPGPVFFRQLRVGQIHHHRVELFHMIKFRSMGQYAEQETGAVWATRRDPRVTRVGKFLRKTRLDELPQFINVIKGDMALIGPRPERPEFCGGLQNALPFYAERTAGLKPGITGLAQVNNGYDESLDDVKNKLLWDHAYSTALSSPFQWLRMDVHIIGKTLWIMVAGRGQ
- a CDS encoding lipopolysaccharide biosynthesis protein — encoded protein: MATIRTLSHRLPSVAAYAVGLVVSKLVGLVMQPLLTRWLSPASFGEYATLITLANLISLIMLVGMVDSLYRFASDPKYPTARVYRSAWSLTLLTSVLTALPFLIWPQWIAAWLPGDLSAFSVRCLVVSLALGTHSALQLAKLRIDDQALRFLRVQVIFALAQGGFMLLLTPVMGVDGLMLAGVLAQAVQWGLLHRPCPRLTLADARLLLRYGIGIAVSGGVGFIAFGAERFVLASAIGTAELAVYAIAMQWAVAATLLLDPFNLWWFPQRFRHLQSPGGKAYVARMSIFGSQCAALIGAILIALGCPFLLLWLPESYHQASDILPLLAWMMVIKYLSTQLNTGCYYQQNSDLTMVISAACAALALLLMWLVIPRFGLYGAVWAGLLVQSCRFTLFLGFSQRLLPLNYPVYPLSKQLGGLAGVTLLQWFQARAAWPVSYTSALMSLLLLWMAFSLWQNWQRSHQPDVAYD
- a CDS encoding STAS domain-containing protein, whose amino-acid sequence is MMENTQEITLTLANEFDAYAAKQLEAELDVLSQTEQPEVIIDLTHVSFIDSCGIGAIVFLYKRLKSRGRSLRLLNVNGQPRQLINMLRIDKAIPLITRAEI